A single region of the Pseudomonas sp. VD-NE ins genome encodes:
- a CDS encoding FecR domain-containing protein produces the protein MTDTHRSPSPDSVQDAANAMDQALDWLIVLGSPDDEQTRQFHAWLAADPLNAEAFDKAQAIWDGPQVAQCAQSLAAKPAKVTFLKRLRPHWKPLATAAVLVLGLFSFSNLPMRLQADHLTVVGERQRLQLEDGSKVLLNTNSAFSSTINDQQRVARLFQGEAFFEIASGRSQPLEIDAGPVTASVRDTAFAVRYLDGVAQVNVQRGDVDLRATHNDARVRLTAGESIRIGPNGFDRPAKLDANTDLAWVQGRLVFENCPLNQVLAELRRYYPGWIINTNEQLADVAVTGNYRLDQPLDVVRSLAQITSAQLKEFPALVILN, from the coding sequence GTGACGGACACCCACCGCTCGCCTTCGCCGGATTCGGTGCAGGACGCTGCAAACGCAATGGACCAGGCACTGGACTGGCTCATCGTGCTCGGCAGCCCGGACGATGAGCAGACCCGGCAGTTCCATGCCTGGCTGGCGGCCGATCCGCTGAATGCCGAAGCGTTCGACAAGGCCCAGGCGATCTGGGACGGCCCGCAAGTCGCCCAGTGCGCGCAAAGCCTGGCGGCCAAACCTGCGAAGGTCACCTTCTTAAAGCGTCTGCGTCCGCACTGGAAACCGCTGGCCACCGCCGCCGTGCTGGTGCTCGGTTTGTTCAGTTTCAGTAATTTGCCGATGCGCCTTCAGGCCGATCACCTCACGGTGGTTGGCGAGCGCCAGCGTCTGCAATTGGAGGACGGCTCGAAAGTCCTGCTCAATACCAATTCGGCATTCTCCAGCACCATCAACGATCAGCAGCGTGTTGCCCGGCTGTTTCAGGGCGAGGCGTTTTTCGAAATCGCCAGCGGCCGCAGTCAACCGCTGGAAATCGATGCCGGACCAGTCACCGCCAGCGTGCGCGATACCGCGTTCGCCGTGCGTTATCTCGACGGCGTGGCGCAGGTCAATGTGCAGCGCGGCGACGTCGATTTGCGCGCCACGCACAACGACGCCCGCGTGCGTCTGACTGCCGGTGAGAGCATCCGCATCGGCCCCAACGGTTTCGACCGCCCGGCCAAACTTGATGCCAACACGGATCTTGCCTGGGTCCAGGGCCGACTGGTGTTCGAGAACTGCCCGCTGAATCAGGTGCTGGCCGAATTGCGCCGCTACTATCCGGGCTGGATCATCAACACCAACGAACAACTGGCCGACGTCGCCGTGACCGGTAATTACCGTCTCGACCAGCCGCTCGACGTGGTTCGTTCCCTCGCTCAGATCACCTCGGCGCAACTGAAAGAATTCCCTGCCCTGGTCATCTTGAACTAA